A genomic segment from Diospyros lotus cultivar Yz01 chromosome 5, ASM1463336v1, whole genome shotgun sequence encodes:
- the LOC127802104 gene encoding uncharacterized protein LOC127802104 — MEHLGGGGGGGGRDGTTGGGGGGDDGTTVGGLALAGGCDGATVGALALAGGCDGAIVGGLELAGGNDGATMGGLALGGSDGATLGVLAPGGRDGATVGGFAFFGGGDGAIIGLTRGGGGGGRRGGGGGGGRRGGGGRGCCAPALKLEIRKMLRNRSGVAKEKGLMLILKCF; from the coding sequence ATGGAACACCTAGGGGGCGGTGGGGGCGGAGGCGGCCGTGATGGTACCACAGGAGGGGGCGGAGGCGGCGATGATGGTACCACAGTAGGAGGGCTTGCACTTGCAGGCGGTTGTGATGGTGCGACAGTAGGAGCGCTTGCACTTGCAGGCGGTTGTGATGGTGCTATAGTAGGAGGGCTTGAACTTGCAGGAGGCAATGATGGTGCCACAATGGGTGGCCTTGCACTTGGCGGCAGTGATGGTGCCACATTAGGGGTGCTTGCACCTGGCGGTAGAGATGGTGCAACAGTAGGAGGGTTTGCAttttttggtggtggtgatggtgCTATAATAGGACTTACACGTGGTGGTGGCGGCGGCGGTCGCCGtggtggtggcggtggcggtggtcGCCGTGGTGGTGGTGGCCGAGGCTGCTGCGCCCCAGCATTGAAGCTAGAGATCAGGAAAATGCTGAGAAATAGGAGTGGGGTAGCTAAAGAGAAGGGTTTGATGCTCATCTTGAAATGTTTTTAA